From Rhodococcus sp. B7740:
GAGGCGCCGTTGACGGCGTTTGCGGTGATAGGTCTTTTCGATCCATGTCACGATCGCCAGCCGTAGTTGCTCGCGGGTCGACCACCGCTGGCGGTCGAGGACGTTCTTCTGCACGAGTGCGAAGAACGACTCCATCGCGGCGTTGTCACCGCACGCCCCGACCCGCCCCATAGAACCTCGTAACCCATTGCGCGACAGTGCATGTACGAACTTCCTGGATCGGAATTGGCTACCGCGATCCGAATGCACGATAGTCCCCTCCGAGCCTCTTTGCGCCACAGCATTATCCAATGCTGACACCGCTAACGAGGCCTTCATCCTGGAGTCGATCGAGTAGCCGACGATCCTGTTCGACCAGACGTCCTTGATCGCGCAGAGATACAGTTTGCCCTCGTCGGTGCGGTGTTCGGTGATGTCGGTCAGCCACAGCTCGTCCGCGGCCCGTGCGGTGAACTGACGGTCGACGAGGTCGTCGTGAACCGGCGGGCCGGCCTTCCTGTTCAGGCCTCGCTTCTTCGAGAACACCGACCAGATGCGTTCTTGTGAGCACAACCGCGCGACCCGGTTCTCGCTGGCGGTGATCCCGCGGTCGGGTAGTTCGTCTGCGATGAAGCGGTAGCCGAATGCGGGGTCGTCGTCGTGGATCTCACGAGCAATGTTGATCAGATGCGCATCATCCCAATCTCGTTGCGTGACTGGCTGTTTCTTCCATTTGTAGAACGCTTGGGTTGAGAAACCGAGAACCCGGCAGGTCACTGTGACGGGTACTCCGTCGCCAGCAAGGTCGAGGACCAGCGGGTAGATCATTTTGGGAGTATGTCTCGACTCAGATAGGCGGCGGCTCGCCGCAGAACGTCGTTTTCCTGCTCGAGCAGCCGGTTGCGCTTTTTTAGCTCCCGCAGCTCAGCGGACTCGTCACCAGGGTTCTGCCGGCCGTCACGGACGACGCCGTCTTCACGATCGGCAATCTTGAGCCAGCGGTGCAGGCAACCTTCGGAGATTCCGAAGTCCTTCGCGATCTGACGCAACGGGGCCTCGCCCTTGCGTGCGACGGCGATGACGTCGCGGCGGAACTCCTCGGGAAATGCTTTCGGCATGGTGAACATCCTTCCACCGTGAGGAGCGATCCTCACAGATCAGATGTCAACCAAAGCTGGGGCAGTCCCATCTGTTGTCAGAAGATGCTGGTCTTGAGGACACTCCTTCAGAGGTCCTATTTAAGAAGTTCGGCCACAAATCGGTCGAACCGGTACTAACAGAAATGCGCTTTCCTCACTACAAGTCACTCGCTGCGGACTTGACGATTAGTTTTTCGTTTCCGATAACAGCATTGGTTGGCGCAAACGGTACAAACAAGTCCTCGATTCTCCATGCAATCCAGGCGGCTCCAGAAGGCCGCAGCGTTGGCGATTTTTGGTTCTCAACTGCGGTGGATAAAATTGAGCGAAGGCGTCTTATAGGATCCGACAGGCATCGCTTTATCTACAAGTATCGGACCCGCGTAGGAAATAAATTAGTCCAACCCGAATGCAGAAAATCTCGCGTAACCCGCGACTATCGGTCGACTGTTCCGAAATCGTTGGAGGGTCAGCGAGACCCCGACGTATGGGAGCCTACTAAACTTGCCTTCAAAGCGGACCGGATGACCCCGCCGCCACCAGAAGGCGGCCCCGCAGATGATCTATTATACGATTCGCGACAGCGATGGAAGCTTATAGACAAGCCGGTCGTGTACTTAGACTTTAGGTCTGAATTGTCGGCTTTCGACAAATTTTTCTACCACTCTCCGTTTACGCAATGGTCACCGAACCGCGCCCGGAAGAAGCTTACTCTGGTCGTACGGTCCAACGGTTTGGCGACAGCTTTTAATAGCGAGAAGCCTAAAAAGGTCGACGAAGGCAAGGTGAAGGAGCGGCGCGAGCTATCGGCGGAATCAATTCTGGCTGTGAGCAAAATTCTTGGCAAAAATTTCACTGAGATTCATCTAATCCGTCACCAATTCTACTCCGCGGTTGGGTTCTCGGCTCGAATGACCCTAAAGGGGCGTACTTACTCAGAAGCGCACGCAGGCAGTGGTGAATTCGCGATAGTCAGGCTTGTGGACGAAGTGGTTGAAGCAAGACCAAAATCGTTGATAATTCTCGACGAACCAGAAGTATCGCTACATCCCGGCGCTCAAAGGAACCTGATCAGATTTCTAAAAAAGCAGTGTCTTGCAAACGGGCACCAGATTGTGATGTCTACCCATTCCCCTACCATCATCAGCGAGCTTCCGCCCGATGCTGTCAAGCTGCTTGGCACCCGAACCGGTGAGGGTGAAGTGCGGTTGCTATCTGACAGGACATTGCCGGGAGAGGCATTTTTCCATTTAGGTCACTTCACTGACGGTCCGGGACAAAAAATCGTTGTCGAAGATGAGCTGGCGGCGGAAATAGTCTCGCGCGCAATCCGTGTTTTCCATCCCGAGTACTTATCTGTTATTAGGCCATCAATATTTCCTGGTGGCGGTGATGGAATTCTTAAGAATCTTCTGCCAGCACAGGCGCTCGTTGCATCGACGGACGTAACTATATTGCTCGACGGGGATAAATGTCAGTGGGACGCCGACTGGACGCAAAATGCAGTTACAAATCCAGAGCAGGCCGAAATTGATTGGGTTGGGCACCTGAAGCGGAATCTGGGATTGGAGCCAGAGCTGTTTCCTGATGGAGCCGGAGGAAAAGCCGACAATCTTAGCAGATCCCGAAACGCCAAGATCGTCGCTAAGTGGGCTAAATCTGAGCTATTTCATCTGCACGGTTTGTCGCCTGAGTCGGCACTGCTCTATGAGATGCAGGCGGCAGAATTTTTGGTTGGGCCTTTCGTCAGTGCAGAGGTTGGTAAGCGATACTTCATTAGTCAAACCCGGAAATTTCACGGCAAAATCGACTCCGAACCGGTGACAGCCGCAGAAATCTTTGGATATCAGAAACACGAGATTTCTAAGCTCGATTCTAGGAGTGCCTTGATCTGTTCGGCGAACCGCGCAGTTGAGCGTGCGATATCCAAGATGTAGCGGCGTTAGCGAGTCATTCAATGAAACTAATCGCTGACTCTGCTTCAAATCTCTACAAGCTTCGGATCCCACACTGTACTTTCTCCAGGCCTAATTTATGTCAGGTGCCGGTATGGCTGCAGAGGGTTTCATTAACGCTGTCCCATTCGGAGCGCACTCAACGGTGACCGGGCTCTTTAGCGTCAGTCAGAATCTCACTCTGAACTGGAGAAGCCTGCGAGTCTTTGCGTCCACGCGGCACCCTTTCGTCGCGGTCCAGTCCTTGAGCGGCGCTGGCGTCGCGAACTGCGAACCGCAAGCGCCCGGTAAACCGCCCAGCTTGCGTGGCCCCAACTGAGACTAGAAGCGGCTGATCCGACCCCGCGGTCATCGGCAGTCCCTGGGCGGCTACTTGGTCGACGCCCGATGACATCGCTTTGGCAGCGTGATGGGGGTCGAAAACTACGAGACGAACGAGAAGGCGCTGATGGGGTTGGCCATTTCGACGTTTTCAGTCTGGACATCCGGTCTATGGCTTTCTTGTCGCAATCGGTGAATGTTCCTCCGGACCGGATGTGCTCGCTGCCGAAGAGAGGCTCCGGAGATCAGCCCGATGGGATCCACGCTCGCCACTTACACCGGATTCTAATGCAGCGATGCGGTATCGACTGCGTCGGCGCGATCATCTACGTCCTTTCGATCTATGATTGCGCCGCGCAGAGACCGGGTGAAACGCGTTCTTAGCGGCGGTGCGAGGAAGCTCATGTTTGCCCCTGTCATCGCTGCTTGTTCGAGAGCGTAGATGTGGCCGT
This genomic window contains:
- a CDS encoding IS3 family transposase (programmed frameshift) is translated as MPKAFPEEFRRDVIAVARKGEAPLRQIAKDFGISEGCLHRWLKIADREDGVVRDGRQNPGDESAELRELKKRNRLLEQENDVLRRAAAYLSRDIPPKMIYPLVLDLAGDGVPVTVTCRVLGFSTQAFYKWKKQPVTQRDWDDAHLINIAREIHDDDPAFGYRFIADELPDRGITASENRVARLCSQERIWSVFSKKRGLNRKAGPPVHDDLVDRQFTARAADELWLTDITEHRTDEGKLYLCAIKDVWSNRIVGYSIDSRMKASLAVSALDNAVAQRGSEGTIVHSDRGSQFRSRKFVHALSRNGLRGSMGRVGACGDNAAMESFFALVQKNVLDRQRWSTREQLRLAIVTWIEKTYHRKRRQRRLGKLTPIEFETINRTAHAA
- a CDS encoding AAA family ATPase, producing the protein MSEDAGLEDTPSEVLFKKFGHKSVEPVLTEMRFPHYKSLAADLTISFSFPITALVGANGTNKSSILHAIQAAPEGRSVGDFWFSTAVDKIERRRLIGSDRHRFIYKYRTRVGNKLVQPECRKSRVTRDYRSTVPKSLEGQRDPDVWEPTKLAFKADRMTPPPPEGGPADDLLYDSRQRWKLIDKPVVYLDFRSELSAFDKFFYHSPFTQWSPNRARKKLTLVVRSNGLATAFNSEKPKKVDEGKVKERRELSAESILAVSKILGKNFTEIHLIRHQFYSAVGFSARMTLKGRTYSEAHAGSGEFAIVRLVDEVVEARPKSLIILDEPEVSLHPGAQRNLIRFLKKQCLANGHQIVMSTHSPTIISELPPDAVKLLGTRTGEGEVRLLSDRTLPGEAFFHLGHFTDGPGQKIVVEDELAAEIVSRAIRVFHPEYLSVIRPSIFPGGGDGILKNLLPAQALVASTDVTILLDGDKCQWDADWTQNAVTNPEQAEIDWVGHLKRNLGLEPELFPDGAGGKADNLSRSRNAKIVAKWAKSELFHLHGLSPESALLYEMQAAEFLVGPFVSAEVGKRYFISQTRKFHGKIDSEPVTAAEIFGYQKHEISKLDSRSALICSANRAVERAISKM